The Listeria welshimeri serovar 6b str. SLCC5334 genome has a window encoding:
- a CDS encoding glycerophosphoryl diester phosphodiesterase membrane domain-containing protein has protein sequence MSDLKESLKVMYQFKTDYLKVTLLLTILQAFVIGPFIYYFFFFILRVIGVPGITDANLGEIISSPVAVIMLLILALLILMFVYYELGFFIMMAIYQLRGESYTVFKIIQRLNVKAKYFLSYQAVYFLLYFFLLLPIAGLSLPITITENLYLPHFITDELMKTSTGTWLYVIAMAIIFYISARLVFALPYFIEDKSIKINGAIRKSWNYPKKRLFFMLLKWILLIVVMGFLVSIIATIIMLPLLLIEKINPGIAVVIAGITLTILQVIGFFVAGVFQGIIAQLLVRNAFTIEAQTTSVSRSQFPHKKRFIVGGIIIFIIFSSFNVYAVNATLYEPNTKIIAHRGDTVNAVENTVEAIESAAKAGADYSEIDIQETKDHQFVVFHDMTLRRLAGSSKRVADMTLQELQQTKITSGAYSSHIASFDEIINAAKKNKIDLLVEVKLHGGESSDMVEQFITLLKKEKVADKYLVQSLNQPVIEKIEHADPSLETGIILALNIGNLPKTSADFIVLEDFSINKRILTQAKQNNKKVFVWTVNKEKLMQMYLRKNIDGIITNYPKKAIELRDSFNKNDSLRSRIENRLGF, from the coding sequence ATGAGTGATTTAAAAGAAAGTTTAAAAGTTATGTATCAATTTAAGACAGATTATCTTAAAGTAACCTTATTGTTAACAATTTTGCAGGCATTTGTGATTGGGCCGTTTATTTATTATTTCTTTTTCTTTATTCTCCGGGTTATCGGAGTGCCAGGTATTACAGATGCCAATCTAGGCGAGATTATTTCGAGTCCTGTTGCCGTTATTATGCTGCTTATTTTAGCTTTACTCATTCTAATGTTTGTTTATTATGAACTGGGTTTCTTTATAATGATGGCGATTTATCAATTGCGAGGAGAAAGCTATACCGTTTTCAAAATCATTCAGAGGCTCAATGTAAAAGCAAAATATTTTCTTAGTTATCAAGCGGTTTATTTTTTGTTATATTTCTTTTTGCTTTTACCGATTGCTGGATTATCTTTACCAATTACGATAACAGAAAATCTCTATTTGCCTCATTTTATTACAGATGAATTAATGAAAACGTCGACAGGGACGTGGCTTTATGTTATTGCAATGGCGATTATTTTCTATATTAGTGCTAGACTTGTGTTCGCTCTGCCGTATTTCATTGAAGATAAGTCAATAAAAATAAACGGAGCTATCCGGAAAAGTTGGAATTACCCGAAAAAACGCTTGTTTTTCATGTTGCTAAAATGGATTTTACTTATTGTGGTGATGGGCTTTTTAGTATCTATTATCGCGACGATTATAATGCTGCCTCTTCTCTTGATAGAAAAAATAAATCCGGGAATTGCGGTGGTTATAGCTGGCATTACTTTAACTATATTACAAGTGATAGGTTTCTTTGTTGCTGGGGTTTTCCAAGGGATTATTGCGCAATTATTAGTGAGAAATGCCTTTACTATAGAGGCACAAACGACTTCTGTTTCACGCAGTCAGTTCCCTCATAAAAAACGATTTATTGTTGGCGGAATAATCATTTTCATTATTTTTAGCAGTTTTAATGTTTATGCAGTTAATGCAACTTTGTATGAACCAAACACGAAAATAATTGCTCATCGTGGTGATACAGTGAATGCTGTTGAGAATACGGTAGAAGCTATTGAGTCTGCTGCAAAAGCTGGGGCCGATTACAGCGAAATTGATATTCAAGAAACCAAAGATCATCAATTTGTTGTTTTCCATGACATGACACTGAGAAGACTTGCTGGAAGTTCTAAGCGAGTAGCAGATATGACATTACAAGAGTTACAGCAAACTAAGATAACTAGTGGTGCCTACTCATCTCATATAGCTTCTTTCGATGAAATTATCAATGCTGCAAAAAAGAATAAGATAGATTTACTAGTTGAGGTGAAACTGCACGGAGGGGAATCAAGCGATATGGTAGAACAATTTATTACATTATTAAAGAAAGAAAAAGTAGCGGATAAGTATCTAGTCCAATCATTGAATCAGCCTGTTATCGAGAAAATAGAACATGCCGACCCTTCGCTTGAAACTGGCATTATTTTAGCGCTCAATATCGGGAACTTACCAAAAACATCTGCTGATTTTATTGTTTTAGAAGATTTTTCTATTAATAAACGAATACTTACACAAGCCAAGCAAAATAACAAAAAGGTGTTCGTTTGGACAGTAAATAAAGAAAAATTAATGCAAATGTATTTACGGAAAAATATAGATGGAATCATCACCAATTATCCTAAAAAAGCGATAGAACTTAGGGATTCATTTAATAAAAATGATTCTTTGCGTAGTCGTATTGAGAATAGATTAGGTTTTTAA
- a CDS encoding DUF5067 domain-containing protein: MKKLKSVLLLMGIITFALALTACGGTDDKASTEKTETAKAETKKKTDPNKLGDYKVEILSSEIVKDLSGRDAIAIKTKFTNNSKENISFMVAIDQQAFQNSTQLDTAVAADGSLGGSDKDVQPGGSLEVTSTYTLQDAQNKVDVEAKELISFSKNSVKKSFELK, encoded by the coding sequence ATGAAAAAATTGAAAAGCGTTTTATTATTAATGGGGATCATTACTTTCGCCCTAGCACTAACTGCATGTGGCGGGACAGACGATAAAGCAAGTACAGAGAAAACAGAAACAGCCAAAGCAGAAACAAAAAAGAAAACCGATCCCAATAAACTTGGAGATTATAAAGTAGAAATACTTAGCTCCGAAATAGTAAAAGATTTATCAGGAAGAGATGCGATTGCCATCAAAACAAAATTCACGAACAATAGTAAAGAAAATATTTCTTTCATGGTAGCTATAGATCAACAAGCATTCCAAAATAGCACTCAATTAGATACTGCGGTTGCAGCAGATGGTAGCTTAGGTGGCTCTGATAAAGATGTACAACCCGGAGGATCCTTAGAAGTAACAAGTACTTATACATTACAAGACGCACAAAATAAAGTAGACGTAGAGGCAAAAGAATTAATCAGTTTCAGCAAAAATTCTGTTAAAAAATCATTTGAATTAAAATAA
- a CDS encoding serine/threonine-protein kinase → MGEMTLAFIEEQYKELDNLNNKENPAVLTRNTSTGELFVRKIIPIGFAHVLEQLKKLSSNYLPKIEVMIPNGNELIVYEEYINGKNLADLMNTNATFDADEVTRLMLMLSDALTELHANAIIHRDIKPSNIMISSDGVLKLIDFDASRVFEVGKNQDTVNLGTIGYAAPEQYGYSQTDARSDIYSIGVLMLELLRGKNNLPDKENATSLEKIAMQAAAFDPEQRYQTIQEFRTAVKNDSLGPSYVSELSDFTALDDFPTEFDWENIATDYENDFIPWYKHIPGFRTGQPWKMIVAVLGYIFLIVGLFSPPTEGVKMSHTVNFFSNFFLIVPAFVIFTNLCGIWSKLPLLKSSSPGTRKAGIVIYIIVCVTIYGVYNEIFS, encoded by the coding sequence ATGGGAGAAATGACACTCGCTTTTATAGAAGAACAATACAAAGAATTAGATAATCTAAATAATAAAGAAAACCCTGCTGTACTAACGCGAAACACCTCAACAGGAGAATTATTTGTTCGCAAAATAATCCCTATTGGCTTTGCTCATGTGTTAGAACAACTCAAAAAATTATCTAGCAACTATTTACCAAAAATAGAAGTAATGATTCCAAATGGTAACGAGTTGATTGTCTATGAAGAATACATAAACGGAAAAAATTTAGCTGACTTAATGAATACAAATGCAACTTTTGATGCTGATGAAGTAACTCGACTAATGTTAATGCTCTCAGATGCGCTCACAGAACTTCACGCAAATGCTATTATCCACCGCGATATAAAACCATCTAATATCATGATTTCAAGTGATGGGGTTTTAAAATTAATTGATTTTGATGCTTCCCGTGTTTTTGAAGTTGGTAAAAATCAAGATACTGTAAATCTTGGAACGATTGGTTATGCAGCCCCCGAACAATATGGTTATTCTCAAACCGATGCACGTTCAGATATTTATAGTATCGGCGTATTAATGTTAGAGCTATTACGCGGGAAAAACAATCTACCTGATAAAGAAAACGCCACTTCTCTTGAAAAAATTGCCATGCAAGCTGCCGCATTTGATCCTGAGCAGCGTTACCAAACCATTCAAGAATTCCGGACAGCAGTCAAAAATGACTCACTTGGTCCAAGCTACGTCTCTGAATTGTCCGATTTCACTGCGTTAGATGATTTTCCAACTGAATTTGATTGGGAAAATATAGCGACAGATTACGAGAATGATTTTATTCCATGGTATAAACATATTCCTGGCTTTAGAACTGGGCAACCGTGGAAAATGATTGTCGCTGTACTTGGTTACATATTCTTGATAGTTGGTTTATTTAGCCCACCAACAGAGGGCGTTAAAATGTCTCATACAGTTAACTTTTTCAGTAACTTTTTTCTTATTGTTCCTGCTTTCGTTATCTTTACTAATCTCTGTGGTATTTGGTCCAAATTACCGCTACTTAAATCCTCCTCTCCTGGTACAAGAAAAGCGGGTATAGTCATTTATATTATTGTTTGTGTAACTATTTATGGTGTTTATAATGAAATTTTTTCTTAG
- a CDS encoding DUF1398 domain-containing protein, producing the protein MLNEQAILQVVTSEENAGDFPKVIQGFKELGVTKYQFLVQRGVYVFWDEEENMVEATLNGVPMPVSTEISAEKLRVAIKEAQAGRIDFEQFVTLAGLAGIGLWEADLAAMKVTYIDNAGNDLVIEPIPSI; encoded by the coding sequence ATGTTGAATGAACAAGCGATTTTACAAGTTGTAACGAGTGAAGAAAATGCTGGTGATTTCCCAAAAGTTATCCAAGGATTTAAAGAATTAGGTGTTACAAAATACCAATTTTTAGTCCAAAGAGGTGTTTATGTGTTTTGGGATGAAGAAGAAAATATGGTGGAAGCTACATTAAATGGTGTTCCTATGCCAGTTTCAACAGAAATTTCAGCAGAAAAATTACGAGTTGCGATTAAAGAAGCACAAGCGGGACGAATAGATTTTGAGCAGTTTGTTACATTAGCAGGTTTGGCGGGAATTGGACTGTGGGAAGCCGATTTAGCTGCAATGAAAGTAACTTATATAGATAATGCTGGTAATGATTTGGTGATTGAGCCAATTCCAAGCATTTAA
- a CDS encoding sulfite exporter TauE/SafE family protein yields the protein MDIITYFLIALSTSVVGSFLGIGGGVILLPILLLMGISQGTAAFSSALTVFTMAIFTCSIYYKRKQGNVVLALKIAVTSIPTTFLGAMVNQMLPESVYRFMYGALIVTLLLLMFWKKKRNNEKPHFLSKYRIMPYLFGVIIGFLAGLFGIGGGPIVIPILLLIFMLNQKTASATSSYVTLLTSMASIGSYAIIGGSDFSIGIYMIPGAILGALIGTRLNKLLDEKWIAILFNILLVALFALNLIKI from the coding sequence ATGGATATCATAACATACTTTCTGATTGCACTGAGTACAAGTGTAGTTGGAAGTTTCCTAGGCATTGGCGGCGGAGTAATTCTTTTGCCGATTCTGTTATTAATGGGTATTTCTCAAGGAACAGCAGCTTTTAGTTCTGCCCTGACTGTTTTTACAATGGCAATTTTTACCTGTAGTATTTATTATAAACGGAAACAAGGGAATGTAGTGTTAGCACTAAAAATAGCTGTAACTAGTATTCCAACTACTTTTCTTGGGGCAATGGTTAACCAAATGTTGCCAGAATCGGTTTATCGTTTTATGTATGGGGCGTTAATAGTTACTTTATTGTTATTAATGTTTTGGAAGAAAAAGCGTAATAACGAAAAACCTCATTTTTTAAGTAAATATCGAATTATGCCTTATTTATTTGGAGTGATAATTGGGTTTTTAGCTGGGTTATTTGGAATTGGGGGCGGTCCAATTGTTATACCAATTTTATTACTCATTTTCATGCTAAATCAAAAAACTGCATCTGCGACATCAAGTTATGTGACGCTACTTACTTCGATGGCGAGTATTGGCTCATACGCGATTATTGGCGGTAGTGATTTTTCGATTGGTATTTATATGATACCAGGAGCTATACTAGGAGCTCTAATTGGAACAAGATTAAATAAACTGTTGGATGAAAAATGGATTGCTATTCTTTTCAACATTTTACTTGTAGCCCTTTTTGCCTTAAATTTAATTAAAATTTAA
- a CDS encoding DUF3116 family protein, whose translation MDKPTEAVIYQILSKTEEKNATMDHLVFEMMQFPGAHAFTKNELLFGVYWLETYHYIFRKTENQITRYVRTAKGHEKLAELEILKVERK comes from the coding sequence ATGGATAAGCCAACAGAAGCGGTAATCTATCAAATTTTATCTAAAACAGAAGAAAAAAATGCGACGATGGATCATTTGGTTTTTGAAATGATGCAATTTCCAGGAGCGCACGCATTTACGAAAAATGAATTGTTGTTTGGGGTTTACTGGTTAGAGACGTATCACTATATTTTTCGAAAAACAGAAAACCAAATTACAAGATATGTTCGAACAGCAAAAGGGCACGAAAAATTAGCGGAGTTAGAAATTTTAAAAGTAGAAA